One genomic segment of Nitrospira sp. CR1.1 includes these proteins:
- the ybgF gene encoding tol-pal system protein YbgF, with amino-acid sequence MTMVQLTLGKMRGIGAAMVLFGILASASDLFAAQPQPPDASRRLYDRVMEEFRHKDYVAALAGFRFFLELHGRSSLSANAQYWMGECQYRMGRHDEALGSFFRLISDYPMSQKLAASTLKIGQIYTKQGDLENARMMYERVTGQYPESPEAEVARKAIDAAAAKGEPIAAEPN; translated from the coding sequence ATGACCATGGTTCAACTCACCCTTGGTAAGATGCGAGGCATCGGTGCCGCAATGGTGTTGTTCGGCATACTGGCGAGCGCTTCCGACCTGTTCGCAGCGCAGCCCCAGCCGCCAGATGCCTCACGCCGCCTGTATGATCGCGTAATGGAAGAGTTTCGTCATAAAGACTATGTCGCAGCGCTCGCCGGGTTTCGGTTCTTCCTCGAACTCCATGGGCGATCCTCTTTATCCGCCAATGCGCAATATTGGATGGGTGAATGCCAGTACCGCATGGGACGGCACGACGAAGCGCTGGGATCGTTCTTCAGGCTCATTTCAGATTATCCCATGAGCCAGAAACTTGCGGCTTCGACTCTCAAAATCGGACAAATTTACACGAAGCAGGGCGACCTTGAAAACGCCCGCATGATGTATGAGCGGGTGACGGGCCAGTATCCCGAGAGCCCGGAAGCTGAAGTCGCTCGCAAGGCCATAGACGCCGCTGCCGCTAAGGGAGAACCCATCGCGGCTGAACCGAATTGA
- a CDS encoding diguanylate cyclase, which translates to MIKLLLVEDNSVDAQLTQDLLAEWSLDRFEITHASILADGLARLSRERFDVVLLDLSLPDTHGLATVTQVLATSPDVPVVVLSGHDDHPLALQALQHGAQDYLVKGDGGAEFLARSILYAIERKKAQERLTYLAQHDALTGLINRALFRDRLIHAMARSKRKDQPLAVMLLDLDRFKAVNDTLGHDIGDELLKEVATRLMECVREVDTVARMGGDEFTAILEGISGEDDVLVVAKRIVESIGAPFQIGSHRISIGVSIGITLYPLDDEDLDELLRHADKAMYAAKQQGGGRYHFHSPAGHSPGVPTPIP; encoded by the coding sequence ATGATTAAACTGCTGCTGGTGGAAGACAATTCCGTCGATGCGCAACTGACGCAGGATCTCCTTGCCGAATGGTCGCTGGACCGATTCGAGATTACGCATGCTTCCATTCTGGCGGATGGCCTAGCCCGATTGAGCCGGGAGCGATTCGATGTCGTCCTCCTCGATCTGTCGCTCCCGGACACGCATGGCCTGGCCACGGTGACGCAGGTGCTGGCAACCAGCCCTGATGTCCCGGTCGTCGTATTGAGCGGCCACGATGACCATCCGCTCGCGCTACAGGCGCTCCAGCACGGCGCGCAGGATTACTTAGTCAAGGGAGACGGCGGGGCTGAGTTTCTTGCACGTTCGATACTCTATGCCATCGAACGCAAAAAGGCGCAGGAACGGCTGACCTACCTTGCGCAACACGATGCGCTCACCGGCTTAATCAATCGGGCGCTGTTTCGTGACCGCTTGATCCATGCCATGGCGCGCAGCAAGCGGAAAGACCAGCCCCTCGCGGTGATGCTCCTCGATCTGGATCGTTTCAAAGCCGTCAACGACACGCTCGGGCACGATATCGGCGATGAGTTACTGAAAGAGGTTGCGACACGATTGATGGAATGCGTGCGGGAGGTCGATACGGTCGCCCGCATGGGCGGCGATGAATTTACCGCCATCCTGGAAGGCATTTCAGGCGAAGACGATGTGCTGGTCGTCGCGAAGCGAATCGTGGAATCGATCGGCGCGCCGTTTCAGATCGGGTCGCATCGCATCTCGATCGGCGTGAGTATCGGCATCACTCTCTACCCGTTGGATGATGAAGATCTCGATGAACTACTGAGGCACGCCGACAAAGCCATGTACGCCGCCAAACAGCAAGGCGGAGGCCGGTATCATTTTCATTCACCGGCCGGCCATTCTCCCGGCGTTCCCACTCCAATCCCGTAA